Proteins from a genomic interval of Symmachiella macrocystis:
- a CDS encoding DUF7133 domain-containing protein — protein MPRPLMCLLCLVMLGLFVAPVAAVEEDEEDADYLPGLSAVYSSGKKNIRRIDPDIEFAWGTASPDPRLPAGRFQAKWQGRLLLQEPSTYRFFAYVQGQVTITLDGKEVLSGKQQQPGWINGPPLEFDFGEFELDVQYKKTGKAGQLKLFWSADRFDREPLPARFLYRNDVAAELKQIERGQTAIAANRCNRCHRRKQEQLSNPAPSLAHAAGGLSRAWIIDQLSGAAADDPHANMPQFGFDRKQAETIAAFLLQGDPVATTDLPAVKDETVARREGEILLRSVGCLACHTHGEYGTTSEFTGGDLSQIGKKRSRDWIYTWLAHPEKLNRDHRMPVVKLSKEERAQLALYLTPTEQSADPGKSQQDSAQTIKAGRALVVTARCANCHRIPGVDENLANIPRLSAATMKSAKSCLSAQPADQHSRPFYPHVDSADIAAYVATHNELRTPVGEFEQGRQLLVQRNCLNCHERDLGKGIVAIAGKMSRVDETLQGQSEALIPPALTAVGDKLQDDALSEAVSGEQKKPRLPWLKVRMPRFQHTDAEKQALTKFLIGHDRIPNISTEPLANITETERRQALIAGHELVGGKGFSCVACHAFGKFEPRNVALGTRGSDLLMLGQRMRREYFLRWTRSPLRIVPGMEMPSFDKPVPKILAGNHDRQLAAIWDGLNDPNFTVPTNPSVVEQYLVVRPDEPPRIVRDVFTNHKADGGYTPRSFAVGLPNRHNVLYDLDTFSLRQWWLGDFARQRTQGKSWFWDAAGVTIAVGTPNAPDIALHVDGTASDALLMPTRAQGTHGRLVSYHTDSNGVQLEYVLNFPNDRQLHVTEDIRPAVAPDQSQLTGWKRRISVSGIPEGFQAVLLHRTPEVAFGNPLVKAIDESATPWESVSADGKTQGSMIDKTGDTALGAFRYLCELKPEELGKNPATPSKFPIEKITSVPGYDGIRLPLSRSIMPTAITWTPDGKMVFTSLKGHVYIAEDTDGDGIEDELRLFEEGLAAAYGVIADGADLIVAHKPELLRLRDTDGDGRADVREVVATGWGFNDNYHDWTTGIVRDSSGNLYVGLGSDYAQKKRRAEHTRWRGKVLRIDPSGKIEPLGHDLRYPTGLAIDQADRIYMSDQQGVQNTFNEINHLVPGRGYGVTSPHRDSPDSPPMWPAVQLPHPWTRSVNGIFFLNSELVKNPQVFGPFAGHGIGCEYDTRALIRFTTQQVGDVLQGAAYRLSRTDIEDATANFTGALSGAVSPDGDIYIGSIHDSGWLGGHNLGDIVRLRPNGKLPLGIRELRANPQGFTLTFTAPVNRKAAADPENYTISAYTRIWEGGYATPESGRHKVTVTGAQVSEDGREVVLTVDALQKKFVYEVSCGRIGPDANQPLWPAIGYYTMTVVPQK, from the coding sequence ATGCCCCGCCCGTTGATGTGCTTGCTCTGTCTTGTGATGCTCGGATTGTTTGTCGCACCGGTTGCGGCGGTGGAAGAAGACGAAGAAGATGCGGATTATCTGCCCGGACTGTCCGCCGTTTATTCATCCGGTAAAAAAAACATTCGCCGTATTGACCCGGACATTGAGTTCGCTTGGGGAACCGCTAGCCCCGATCCTCGCTTGCCCGCTGGCCGCTTTCAAGCCAAGTGGCAAGGGCGATTGCTTTTGCAGGAACCGAGCACTTACCGGTTCTTTGCCTACGTCCAAGGTCAAGTTACGATCACGCTCGACGGAAAAGAAGTGCTTTCTGGAAAGCAGCAACAGCCGGGGTGGATCAATGGTCCGCCGTTGGAATTCGACTTCGGTGAGTTTGAACTGGATGTGCAGTACAAAAAAACGGGAAAGGCCGGTCAGCTCAAATTGTTTTGGTCCGCGGACCGCTTCGACCGCGAACCACTGCCGGCACGTTTCCTGTACCGCAATGATGTTGCCGCCGAGCTGAAACAAATTGAACGGGGACAAACGGCTATTGCTGCTAACCGCTGCAATCGCTGCCATCGCCGAAAACAGGAACAACTCAGCAACCCGGCTCCCAGTTTAGCGCATGCTGCCGGCGGGTTGTCGCGTGCTTGGATCATCGATCAATTATCCGGCGCTGCAGCCGACGATCCGCATGCCAACATGCCGCAATTTGGTTTCGACCGCAAACAAGCCGAGACCATCGCCGCATTTTTACTACAAGGCGATCCGGTCGCCACCACGGACCTGCCCGCAGTCAAGGACGAAACCGTCGCCCGCCGGGAAGGCGAAATTCTGCTGCGCTCCGTCGGTTGCCTCGCCTGCCATACCCATGGTGAGTACGGAACGACTTCAGAATTTACCGGTGGGGACCTAAGTCAGATTGGCAAAAAAAGAAGCCGCGATTGGATCTACACCTGGTTGGCCCACCCGGAAAAATTGAATCGAGATCACCGCATGCCGGTGGTCAAATTGTCGAAAGAAGAACGCGCGCAATTGGCGCTCTATTTAACGCCGACTGAGCAATCGGCTGATCCAGGCAAATCACAACAGGACTCGGCGCAAACAATTAAGGCCGGTCGTGCATTGGTTGTCACCGCCCGCTGCGCCAATTGCCACCGCATCCCGGGTGTTGATGAAAACCTCGCCAACATTCCGAGGTTGTCCGCCGCGACAATGAAATCGGCGAAGTCTTGTTTGTCCGCACAACCCGCGGACCAACATTCCCGCCCATTTTATCCGCACGTCGATTCAGCAGACATTGCCGCTTATGTCGCAACGCATAACGAACTGCGGACTCCCGTGGGAGAATTTGAACAGGGACGGCAATTGTTGGTGCAGCGGAATTGCTTGAACTGCCATGAACGCGACCTGGGCAAAGGAATCGTGGCCATTGCCGGAAAGATGTCGCGGGTCGATGAAACCTTGCAGGGACAAAGCGAAGCACTCATTCCGCCGGCGCTGACGGCGGTCGGCGATAAGTTGCAGGACGATGCGTTATCCGAGGCCGTCAGCGGCGAACAAAAGAAACCACGGTTGCCTTGGCTCAAAGTCCGCATGCCGCGATTTCAACATACCGACGCCGAAAAACAAGCCTTGACGAAATTCTTAATCGGTCATGATCGCATTCCAAACATCAGCACCGAGCCGCTGGCCAACATCACTGAGACCGAGCGCAGACAAGCCTTGATTGCCGGACATGAACTCGTCGGCGGCAAAGGATTTAGTTGCGTTGCCTGCCACGCCTTTGGCAAATTCGAACCGCGTAACGTCGCACTGGGCACGCGCGGGTCTGATCTGCTGATGTTGGGCCAGCGCATGCGGCGGGAGTATTTTTTGCGGTGGACACGTTCGCCCCTGCGGATTGTACCGGGTATGGAGATGCCTTCGTTTGACAAACCGGTTCCCAAAATTTTGGCCGGCAATCACGATCGGCAATTGGCGGCGATCTGGGATGGACTCAATGATCCCAACTTCACCGTGCCGACAAATCCCTCGGTGGTCGAACAATATCTGGTCGTCCGCCCAGACGAACCCCCGCGCATTGTTCGTGACGTGTTCACGAATCACAAAGCGGACGGCGGTTATACGCCGCGCTCATTCGCCGTGGGACTACCGAATCGGCACAACGTGCTTTACGACCTCGATACGTTTTCGCTACGCCAATGGTGGCTGGGCGACTTCGCCCGCCAACGCACACAAGGCAAAAGTTGGTTTTGGGACGCGGCCGGTGTGACTATTGCCGTAGGAACACCCAACGCCCCCGACATCGCACTTCACGTCGACGGCACAGCAAGCGATGCGTTGTTGATGCCTACCCGTGCCCAAGGCACGCATGGCCGCTTGGTCAGTTATCATACTGACAGCAACGGTGTGCAGCTTGAATATGTTTTGAATTTCCCCAACGACCGGCAACTGCACGTCACCGAAGACATCCGCCCTGCCGTGGCCCCAGACCAATCTCAACTAACAGGTTGGAAGCGCCGCATTTCCGTGAGTGGTATCCCGGAGGGATTTCAAGCGGTTTTATTGCATCGCACGCCTGAGGTTGCTTTTGGTAATCCCCTGGTCAAAGCCATAGACGAATCGGCCACGCCGTGGGAGTCCGTTTCGGCCGATGGCAAAACTCAAGGCAGCATGATTGACAAAACGGGCGATACGGCCTTGGGGGCGTTCCGCTACCTGTGCGAACTGAAACCGGAGGAACTCGGCAAGAATCCCGCAACGCCTTCGAAGTTCCCCATCGAAAAAATCACCTCGGTGCCGGGCTATGACGGAATACGTTTGCCGTTGTCGCGATCGATTATGCCGACAGCGATCACCTGGACGCCGGACGGAAAGATGGTATTCACCTCGCTAAAAGGGCATGTTTATATCGCCGAGGACACCGATGGCGACGGCATCGAGGATGAATTGCGGCTCTTCGAAGAAGGACTTGCCGCCGCTTACGGCGTGATCGCCGACGGAGCGGATTTGATCGTGGCCCACAAACCAGAATTGCTACGACTGCGCGACACCGACGGCGATGGCCGCGCGGATGTGCGGGAAGTCGTCGCCACCGGTTGGGGATTCAACGACAATTACCACGACTGGACGACCGGCATCGTGCGAGACTCGTCCGGCAATCTGTACGTGGGGTTGGGCAGTGACTACGCTCAAAAAAAAAGGCGCGCCGAACATACACGCTGGCGCGGCAAAGTGTTGCGGATTGATCCGTCGGGCAAAATCGAACCGCTGGGGCATGACCTGCGTTATCCCACCGGATTGGCGATCGACCAAGCCGATCGTATTTATATGTCCGATCAACAAGGAGTGCAGAACACCTTTAATGAGATCAATCACCTCGTGCCGGGACGCGGTTACGGCGTGACCAGTCCGCACCGTGACTCACCCGATTCCCCCCCCATGTGGCCGGCGGTGCAACTCCCGCACCCCTGGACGCGGAGCGTGAACGGCATCTTCTTTTTGAACTCCGAACTTGTCAAAAACCCTCAAGTCTTCGGCCCCTTCGCCGGTCACGGCATTGGCTGTGAATACGACACACGGGCGCTGATTCGCTTTACGACGCAACAAGTCGGTGACGTTCTGCAAGGCGCCGCCTATCGGCTCAGCCGCACGGATATCGAAGACGCAACCGCCAATTTCACCGGCGCGCTCAGCGGTGCCGTCAGCCCCGATGGCGATATCTATATCGGTAGCATTCACGACAGCGGATGGTTGGGCGGACACAATCTCGGCGACATCGTGCGGTTGCGACCCAATGGAAAATTACCACTCGGCATTCGCGAACTCCGCGCGAATCCGCAAGGCTTCACGTTGACCTTCACTGCTCCGGTGAATCGCAAAGCTGCCGCCGATCCGGAAAACTACACCATTTCGGCCTACACACGCATCTGGGAGGGTGGCTACGCAACTCCCGAATCAGGCCGCCACAAAGTGACCGTTACCGGCGCCCAAGTCTCCGAAGATGGACGCGAAGTCGTATTGACTGTCGACGCACTGCAGAAAAAGTTCGTCTACGAAGTCAGCTGCGGCCGCATCGGCCCAGACGCCAACCAACCCCTCTGGCCGGCAATCGGCTACTACACGATGACGGTCGTGCCCCAAAAGTAG
- a CDS encoding acyl-CoA carboxylase subunit beta — MNDESSANAWQELLSEHRAQREEIAQGGGEAAIVRQHEKGRLTARERIAGLIDPGSEFLEIGRWAAWGMYEQWGPAPAASVICGLGRVEGRSFMVIANDATVKAGAFYPMTAKKVLRAQRIAMTNRLPLIYLVDSAGVLLPMQDEIFPDEDDFGRIFRNNAVLSAMGVTQLAAIMGNCVAGGGYLPVLCDKLVMTEGSGLYLAGPALVQSSIGQTASHEELGGAEMHAAISGTIDFREPDDESCLARLRALAATLPHDAVSDNFTRQDPVPPARDPAELTEIVTPDPQRQYEIRDVIDCIVDAGSFQEYKAEYGKTMVCGYARIGGQNVGIVSNQHHPEKTDKSGLQFGGVVYHESADKAARFVMDCNQTWLPIVFLQDVYGFMVGRDSEQAGIIRAGAKLVSAISNSRVPKLTVVLGGSYGAGNYALCGKAFDPRFIFAWPTAHYAVMGAGQAASTILQVNIAALKRQGQIPDADEMERLRQRIVDSYEEQTDIRYAAARGWVDEIIEPANTRAVLIESLAIATRHANDEPFRTGVYQV, encoded by the coding sequence ATGAATGACGAGTCCTCGGCAAACGCATGGCAGGAATTGTTGAGCGAACATCGCGCGCAGCGCGAGGAGATCGCGCAAGGGGGCGGCGAAGCAGCCATTGTGCGGCAACACGAAAAAGGCCGCCTGACGGCTCGAGAGCGAATCGCCGGACTGATCGATCCCGGTAGCGAGTTTTTGGAAATCGGTCGCTGGGCGGCGTGGGGTATGTATGAACAGTGGGGCCCGGCGCCGGCGGCGAGCGTGATTTGCGGACTAGGGCGCGTTGAAGGACGGTCGTTTATGGTGATCGCCAACGACGCCACCGTCAAAGCAGGCGCCTTTTATCCCATGACGGCAAAAAAAGTGTTGCGCGCACAACGCATCGCGATGACCAATCGACTGCCGTTAATTTATCTGGTCGACTCCGCCGGTGTCCTGTTGCCGATGCAGGATGAAATTTTTCCCGACGAAGACGACTTCGGCCGCATCTTCCGCAACAACGCGGTCCTGTCCGCCATGGGCGTCACGCAGTTGGCCGCCATCATGGGGAACTGTGTTGCCGGAGGTGGGTATTTGCCGGTGCTGTGCGACAAATTGGTCATGACCGAAGGCTCGGGATTATATTTGGCTGGTCCGGCGCTCGTGCAAAGTTCTATCGGACAGACCGCTTCGCATGAAGAGTTAGGCGGCGCGGAGATGCATGCGGCCATCAGCGGCACGATTGATTTCCGTGAACCGGACGACGAAAGTTGTCTCGCCCGCCTGCGGGCATTAGCGGCGACGCTCCCACACGATGCGGTGAGCGACAATTTCACTCGGCAAGACCCGGTGCCCCCCGCCCGCGATCCCGCGGAGCTGACCGAGATCGTTACGCCCGATCCGCAGCGGCAATATGAGATCCGCGACGTGATCGACTGCATCGTCGATGCCGGCAGTTTTCAGGAATACAAAGCCGAGTACGGCAAAACGATGGTTTGTGGTTATGCGCGCATTGGGGGGCAGAACGTCGGGATCGTCTCGAACCAACATCATCCGGAAAAAACAGACAAGTCGGGTCTACAATTCGGCGGTGTGGTTTATCACGAAAGCGCGGACAAAGCGGCACGGTTTGTGATGGACTGCAATCAGACATGGTTGCCGATTGTGTTTTTGCAGGACGTCTATGGGTTTATGGTGGGCCGCGATTCGGAGCAAGCGGGCATCATCCGTGCGGGGGCCAAGTTGGTCAGCGCCATTTCTAACAGTCGCGTCCCCAAGCTGACCGTCGTGCTGGGCGGCAGTTATGGAGCGGGGAATTATGCACTGTGTGGCAAGGCGTTTGACCCGCGATTTATTTTTGCCTGGCCAACGGCGCATTACGCCGTAATGGGAGCCGGACAAGCAGCTTCGACGATTTTGCAAGTCAATATTGCCGCCCTGAAACGGCAAGGACAAATTCCTGATGCCGATGAAATGGAACGCTTGCGGCAGCGGATCGTCGATTCCTATGAAGAACAAACCGACATCCGTTACGCAGCAGCGCGGGGTTGGGTGGATGAGATCATCGAACCGGCCAACACGCGAGCCGTACTAATTGAATCACTGGCAATCGCCACCCGTCATGCCAATGACGAACCGTTCCGCACCGGCGTGTATCAGGTGTGA
- a CDS encoding acyl-CoA thioesterase, producing the protein MLREHEIQVRVRYSETDAMGYLHHANYLNFFEMGRTELLRASGGNYRSVEEQGLFIVVVKMEVRYRAPARYDDMLTVKTQLIRSSPAKLIHNYQVFRDDVLLCEAETLLGCVDAEGKIQRMPDFLSEQL; encoded by the coding sequence ATGCTCCGCGAACACGAAATCCAAGTCCGCGTCCGGTATAGCGAAACCGACGCCATGGGTTACCTGCATCACGCCAACTATCTCAACTTCTTCGAGATGGGCCGCACGGAATTGCTGCGAGCCTCCGGGGGAAATTATCGCTCCGTTGAGGAGCAAGGTCTGTTCATCGTCGTCGTGAAAATGGAAGTCCGCTATCGCGCCCCGGCGCGCTACGATGACATGCTGACCGTCAAGACCCAGCTCATCCGTTCCTCGCCGGCGAAGTTGATTCACAACTACCAGGTCTTTCGCGATGACGTGTTACTCTGCGAAGCGGAAACGCTGTTGGGGTGCGTCGATGCCGAAGGAAAAATCCAACGCATGCCCGATTTCTTGAGCGAGCAATTGTAA
- a CDS encoding amidophosphoribosyltransferase — protein MAELNHECGVAAVYHLPDRGVSPLAPPQGVEHTSNLIPRLLLDIQNRGQLAAGMTTFNPHRNQLIDTHKDVGTVTEVFHLNHQDSYRSLMRKYAGRAAIGHVRYATCGKDDKSYAQPFERHHIEKPKWFSFAFNGQLANYPRLRDEILSENDFHLARETDTEVLMHMICHQLSGDRRPEMIEMLTELSLHFDGAYNIVYLNALGNMFVARDPLGIRPLCYAKEGPLFAAASESVALANLGFRESSIKSLHPGEAVIIRDGEFSIQQFTASPNRAHCFFEWIYFANVASTLDDQSVYLTRKRLGEELAAVETLEIDDDTIVVPVPDTAKAAADSLAFQLKVPCLEGLIRNRYVGRTFIEGANRADKAKTKYTPLPEVLRGKKVLLVEDTIVRSTTMKVLVSQLKERGGASEVHVRVACPPIIAPCFYGIDMSTISELFAPKFMDNGPLTPEIEDTMAETLGADSLKYLPIEAISRCVGFPKESLCQACIDGKYPTPAGVQLYQIALEKLEMGEEENDGRAYDAPLSVTART, from the coding sequence ATGGCCGAGTTGAATCACGAGTGCGGCGTTGCCGCGGTTTACCACCTTCCCGACCGTGGCGTTAGCCCGCTCGCCCCGCCTCAAGGTGTGGAACATACATCCAATTTGATTCCGCGGTTGCTGCTCGACATCCAAAATCGCGGCCAATTGGCGGCGGGGATGACGACCTTCAATCCGCACCGCAATCAACTCATCGATACCCACAAAGACGTGGGCACGGTGACCGAAGTCTTCCACTTAAACCATCAGGATAGCTACCGATCCCTGATGCGGAAGTACGCTGGACGGGCTGCGATTGGACACGTCCGCTATGCCACGTGTGGCAAGGATGACAAAAGTTACGCGCAGCCCTTCGAACGGCATCACATCGAAAAGCCAAAATGGTTTAGCTTTGCTTTCAACGGACAGTTGGCAAACTATCCGCGCTTGCGGGATGAAATCCTCTCGGAGAACGATTTCCACCTCGCTCGCGAAACTGACACCGAAGTCTTGATGCACATGATTTGTCATCAACTCTCGGGAGATCGCCGGCCAGAAATGATCGAGATGCTGACGGAGCTGAGTCTGCATTTCGACGGCGCTTATAACATCGTCTACCTCAACGCACTGGGCAACATGTTTGTCGCCCGCGACCCCTTAGGGATTCGCCCGCTGTGTTATGCGAAAGAAGGCCCGCTATTTGCCGCTGCCAGCGAATCGGTCGCATTGGCCAATCTAGGATTTCGCGAATCGAGCATTAAAAGCCTACACCCGGGCGAAGCGGTCATCATTCGCGATGGCGAGTTTTCGATTCAACAATTCACCGCCAGCCCCAATCGGGCCCACTGTTTCTTCGAATGGATTTATTTCGCCAATGTCGCCAGTACGCTGGATGACCAAAGTGTCTACCTCACTCGCAAACGGCTGGGCGAGGAATTGGCCGCGGTGGAAACTCTCGAGATCGACGATGACACGATCGTCGTGCCGGTTCCCGACACAGCCAAAGCGGCAGCCGATAGTTTGGCCTTTCAATTGAAAGTCCCCTGTCTGGAAGGCCTGATTCGCAATCGCTACGTCGGTCGGACATTCATCGAGGGAGCCAACCGCGCCGACAAAGCAAAGACCAAATACACGCCGCTGCCCGAAGTTCTCCGCGGCAAAAAGGTACTGCTCGTCGAAGATACGATCGTCCGTTCGACGACCATGAAGGTTCTGGTCTCCCAACTCAAGGAACGGGGCGGAGCCAGCGAAGTTCACGTGCGGGTGGCTTGCCCGCCAATCATCGCCCCCTGTTTTTACGGAATCGACATGTCGACGATTTCGGAGTTGTTCGCGCCGAAGTTCATGGACAACGGCCCGTTGACGCCGGAAATTGAAGACACGATGGCCGAGACGCTTGGAGCGGACAGCTTAAAGTACCTGCCCATCGAAGCGATTTCCCGCTGCGTCGGCTTTCCCAAAGAATCGTTGTGCCAAGCTTGTATCGACGGAAAATACCCCACTCCCGCCGGCGTGCAACTGTACCAAATCGCGCTGGAAAAACTGGAAATGGGTGAAGAGGAAAACGATGGGCGGGCCTATGACGCCCCTTTATCTGTGACGGCCCGAACCTAG